The Synchiropus splendidus isolate RoL2022-P1 chromosome 5, RoL_Sspl_1.0, whole genome shotgun sequence DNA window aacaaatgaagaggTACAAGACTTAAAACCAGTAACATAAGGGGGAACTTTCATTTTCCAAAAAAGAAGGTTGCAAAAATCTGAAAAGTTGCCAGATCACCTGGAGACTCATTTTGTTTAATAAAGAAAACGGAATCAAATTACATGACAGAGCGCTGAGTTTACTTCTATTCCTTAACAGACAACTTCTTTTAAAGACTGTACAATAGCTCAGGTTCCTGAACCACATCAGACTCCTGTGAAAAGTTTGATCAATTTGAGTTCCTCACCTGTTCAGGTAGAAGGAGAAGACATTCTTTTCAAGCTTCTTCTGGCTCATCATGTTGTCGAAGACTGGAGCCACGCCGTCCACAGAGATTCGGGGGTAAGCCATGCCCAGGATCCCATCAAACTTGGCTGCGATGAAGGTCACACCAGGCTGCTTGATGGCCTCACCAAAGAGCTGATCTTCCACAGAGAGGTCTCCGATCTACATTTGACAATCATGGGGAAACAGGTCATGTAAACTTTGAGGGTGAATTTTCAAAACTTGGAAATGCCAGGAAATGCTTACTGTGCAGGTGTCCTGACTCAGGTAACCAGACAAGCTGCCACTTCCATACTGGATGGCAAAGTCTGTGCCGTTCTTGACATATGAGCTTGATTTGCCAGAGTTGTATTTGTGGTGGAGCACTAGGGAGGAACGGCAAGGTTGAAGTCAGCAACAGGAGCCGTTTCAATTCTGAACTGATAAGCAAAAACAGagataaaaacaacaactcacAGCAGGCGATGTCCAACAAGGAGCAGTGAACGGAGGGAACCCAGAGGTTGGAGGAGCCGGTGTCGAAGACGACAGtgaagagctgaggaggagTACCAAGGCCGATCTCGCCGTAGTACTGAGCCTGCAGGAAAACGCAAGTTATTACATTCGATTGCCTTTAAACACCATGACAGCAGATTCAAACATGACTCAATGTTCCAGATATCCAATCATAAAGTGTTTAATGATTATGATCACTAACAGAAGAAAAATGGTGAGTCTTTTTCTAAAGCACGTTCAAGGGTGGAGCAGCATGTTCAGTCACACAGGGAAGAGTGCAGCGAACATGTTAGCACCAGTGGCATGGTTCTTGTCACGTAATGCCTGAACACAGTGAACTGAATTGCCTGGCTACATAGTTTCCAAAGTCCTACTGTCTCCCACACAGCATCTCAAACAGGGGTGAAGGGTGAAGAGTTCTTTAGAACTTGTCCACTCCCATTGAGAATTCAGATGGAAACTGATAAGAAATGAGGTTATCAGACAGGAAGGGCGAAAGAGAGTTCTCTaaagcaacattaaaaaaatgataaacagCAGGTACTGGAGAATTATGACAGTGTTTAGCAAGATCTGGACTGTCGTTTTCAACAATAAACTTGGCAAACCAACTTCCTCAAATGACTCATCTTAGCTGTTATTGGTGCATGTAAActaaaaagcagaaaacaagtgATAATGGTGGCACCACTGTTGGGTGGAAAATCCAAAAAAGGGGACTCTGACTTGACTTATCAGGAAGTCTATTAGGAAGATACATAAATTCAGTCTGTCACATGTACTTTGGGGTCATGGTTCTGCTTTCTGGTCAACAAAGAAAAGTGGCTGAATGCAAAGCTCTGGCTTTCATTAATGCTGACCAAACAACAATAAATTGTTTGTCACAACTATATCAGCAAGATCATGTCTGGATGTTCATGTGCAGTGTTGGGCTCTTCTGGTGAAGCCCACGGTTTAACTTTGAAAAGCCGATTCATTGGCTCAGGCATCATCAGGTCtatgggaggagggggaggggtcaTAACAGCTAGCCTACTTTTTGACTTTTACAATCTGCTGACAACATTTGTTCAGGTGGGAAACTGGGTCTTGACACCGTTGCACATATAGAGGCTTAAtcctaattaaaaaaaaacagccatcaGTATCTTAAGCTAAAGGAGATTTACTGGAAAGACGGAGACATTCAAGAGCTAATCAACAAGGATTACAGTAATCCTTCAAGAAAGTTGTTATTTGGACCAGCATGAGGAATGTGTATGGGAAACCAATGTCCTCAGGACTGATTGTACACGTAAACAGCTGACAAGCACATCTATTCTTGACGCTCATATGATACCGTGGAGTGACAGCAGCTTCAAATCAATAGCGATCTCCCCAAAACTTCTAGAGAAGCTTGTGGTCACATGGGATAGTCATATCTGTgattgcaaaagaaaaaaaaacgacttcCTTCCTGTCaccagtgagcagcagcacgTCGGTTTCTTCATGTGCATTCATTCAGTCTTGTTCAGATGCCGACATCCATTTGGGTTTATAGACTCTACATACATTTCCACAGAATGATAAAGATAATTTAGGCGACTACTTTTTTTGACACAAAACTGAAAAGCAGAAGTAGAGACTTTAACCAcaagtgtgaaacaaaaatcacATCTAATTTTTAGGAACAAATGACTACTGCTAAAAACAGAAGTAGATGTCTCTGGATTTATTTATGTCAACTAACACAGCACATCTCGGACtgacaatgcaaaaaatattttttgttttaacacaTCCATAATAAATAATTCCCCCCAGTCACCAATCTTGCATCAACAGTTCTATATTAAAAGTGGAGAACCAGATAccaatttgatttcaactctgTTCAGGAATTATGTTGCCTAATAGTCTAGTAACTATGTATATATGACTCACGTGTTTGGCCTATTTAATTAGCAAATTACCTAATTCAATTAGGGATTCAACTCAGATTCAACTTCCcacctgacatttttttttttccaatttgaaGTAGCCACAATTCAGGAAGCAAGCATCAGAAAAACAGGAATCAGGACAACCAGGTTAACATGCAGTATGTACGCAAGGTTCTCCTTTTATTCACGCTGACCTCTTTGGGTCCTCACAGCGTATATGAAACTGAATCAGCAAGTCATGAGTAACCATGCTTGACGCGGCACTCTAAATTCCCAGGATATAACAGGAGCATTGTCGCACCCCCTGCTTCGGCCTTGCACATGAGAGGGGCGGTTTGGTGGCGTGACAACTACTTACATCAAGGTAGTTCTTCAGGGTCTCTGGAGTGGGTGCATTACTGGTGGGAAAGCCAAAGTTGTACTTAAGGGAGTGCTTGTCGGCCAGAAGCTGTTCCACACCTTTTCCCGAGTCAGTGAGCTCTCGACGGATCGAGCGGAATTTCTTCAAGGGAATTCTACAGGAGAAAATGTTATTTAGTTAAGACACGTTTACAGATCAAATATTCAGGTTGAGTTGTGCGTTTTTTGTGGAACCAGTTTCACTCATTGAACCAACTCTTTACTTTAAAATAACGCCTTGCTGAACTAgtgacacaaacatgtcacagtCACACTTGAGTGTGCTAGTGTCGAAACAGTCACTACAATATGATAAGATGTGACCCACTTCCTGCACCTGTATCGCTATGCAGCAATACCAGATCCATAACTATTGAGCGAGGACTCGTCCAACAACATAACAACCCCATAAAAAATAACTTATTATAGTCCACGGCAAAAGGAACAACTCCTGTATAGCATGATAATTCAATACAAAAGCGAATTCATTTGTCAGGCGTCAAAGTGAAAGGACGACTTGGTTTTTAACATAGAGCTATATTAAAAGACAGAATAATGGAATCAGCTCTTTGTCACGTCACATTCTGAATTGCATTAACCACAGGAACAAATGATCTTCCGGATTTAGTGAAGGAGTGAGCGTTGCTTTGTATCTTAAGCGCAAAACAATGCAACCTAACCTCGCTGTGACATTCTGAGTCATTCAATGTTGTGTACGTCAAAAATGGAGGCGCAGAAAACATTTCCATCTGAAGCAGTTCATAGCATTATTTTAAGATTAACCATACATTTTGATTGAGAAATGACGTAACCTGGTGCTGGTGAGTTATTCGCGGTTACGCAGCCACAATGAACTTTCTTACCGCACAATCGCATCGTTGGTCAGGACCAAAGCAGCAAACACGAACAGGAACAGGCCCCTCATTGCTTCGGCCAGTTTATTGTCGGAACTCCAGACACAACAATGACAGCGCACTTCCAAGCTTCAAGGGACAAACGACCACTTTTATCAGCTGACCAAATCACGTGAACCGAAGGGGGAGCTTCGGAGTGACGTCACTTCCGGTATCTGTGAGCACacgattaatttttttttcttttttaaacggTTATTATTATAGAGGCCTGTTTTTGTGATATTTTAACATTGTACCATTACAACCTAATTGCTTATTCTGCGACTGTGTAAATTAAAACTAGAcaattaattatttattatcaaaCGTTATTTTGACAATTAAAAGGAACCCAATTTCATATTGTCTCCCTTTATTCCGTCGTTCTTCCCCATGACGACTCCGGATCTATGACACTTGCCTCTGACTCCAGAGGATGGCAGACGCTCTGGAGTCAGTCAGTCAGCACGTGGCATCACATGACAATAAACACTGGAGGACCCATGCTCGAGCCAAACCCAGAGTTTCCCCAAGGTGGGAGCACACCACAACACTCCACATGCGAACAGTTtgcttatttttgttggtcattATAGCTATTTTTGtgcttcaacagcaacacaaatgtATGATAATTAATGGATAATAGTCATGGTGCTGCTCATTGAACCATCAGGCCGCTtcacaactaaaaaaaaaaaaaagcaccaaaGTTAACATTGTTTTCAGTATGAGGAATCTTGCCTCTTCCGGTGACCAAGCAGGATTAAGGAAAATGCCTTCAGCCGAGCCAATGTTACACCTCGGTGAATTTGGAATATCGGCAACCAGCCATACAAAAAAAGTCCATCCATGTGTGGCTGTTACAATGTGTAAACTGCACCATCTATTTTGGTGTGTCACGTGAGCTAGGACATGACATTTAAAGGGATTATGTGAAACCCGAAGAGaacttgtcatgtgacattTACATGGACAAACTCATAATGCTCACTAGACTTATAAAACACAGCGTGCTGCAGTGTGTGTACTGTTCATTTCCCTACTGAGTGAGGATCCAGGAGCAAAACAAGGACAACATgtgaaaacaaatagcaaatttCTACtcagtttcactctgacctTACATAGGAAGGATAAAGAGGCtaagggccacactttgcccaggcctGCCTGACATACTCATAATGATCTGTGGGAACAGTGCTGTTGTGTAATGCAGTTTTTAAGTTGAAGTATGTTGTATCTGTGCAGGTGTATCTGCTCTAGCTggaaactgaaatgtgtcagacAAACAGGAGAGCTGTCACTTAAATCAGAGGTGGGAGAGTTGTAGTAAATTGTTTTCCTCTGTCTGACATCAATGCAGCAAGGATTTCAAGTCTGACTACTACAGTACACAATAGTGTGTCAACACATCAATCTTCCAGCTGGtgaggattccctcagtaggtggcaataaacattgagtgtttttttgtttgtttactgttttCCTCCCTGGTCTGTTGCGGCTCTTCTTCACAATGCTGTTAAGGCTGCGGTCATCTCTCTTGGTTGTGCAGCGTTTCCTGCCACATTTCCCCCTTCCAACAGACTTTTTATGAACGTGCTTTGAAACTACACTCTGTGAACAGCCTGCTTTTTGACAAATTTCTTTTCATGTCttaccctcctgatggagggtgTCAATGATGGTCCTCTGGACAGCAGTCAGATCAGTAGTCTTCCCCATACTTGTGATTTAGTTTACTGAACCAAGCTGAGTGTTTTTAAAGGCTCAGGAAACCCTTGCAGGTGTTTTGAGTTAATTAGACGACTCAAGTGATTGGTTGACTAGCCCACTGGTATACTTTTTCTTGATATTCTAATTTTTTGAGATAGGATTTTTGAGTTTTCTCAAGCTCTAAgccataatcagcaatattaaaataataaaaggcttgcaatatttcTGTTGATTTGTAATGATTCCATGATGTatggcatttttgtttttttttaattgcattaaagaaaataatgaactttatcacaatattctaattttctgagacagtcctgtataTCTGACAGATAAAACTTCCAAATTCCAAATTGAGTGAATGAATCAATGACAGAAGGAGTTGAGACGAGATGTGTGTAAACTGGAGTGAATAACGTAATATCTGATTACCTTTCATACCCATATATTGTTCGTATTTTAATGGTGAAAATAAATGCTCCATCAGTCTGTGCACAGCTCACTATTGAAATATGTGGAGCGTAACTTGAAtatttctcttgtttttgttgaccATCTCTGTCATTATTATAAGACATACAAGTGTTTATATTTCAAGTTATAGTTAAAACAAAATAGCTAACCGACAGCTTGATACTGGATTTCCCGAAGAGGTTGAAAGGTGGTAGCATGTAAAGTGTTTGATGAGAATAAAAGTGCAACATGATAAAGACCCGAGTGAGCAGGGGTCCATAACAGTCAGAGGAAAACATTCTCCTCGATCAGTGAGCACACAGAGGACAGACCTGTTGgattttgtttcccacttatcGTTCCAGAGCCTTTTCTGTGCCAGTCCTTTATGACCAACAGGGGGCGCAATTTGAGAACTTATCCTGCCTAGTAGTTGGAAACCCAACGCAGGAGGGGAAAACATCTTTTAGCAAAGTAATTAATCCAAAAGAGATACTTGACAATAGATCTAGTTCACGCCATCATTCACAAACGTCTACTGATCACAAGCATGGACGTGATCACTCCCTGTAAATGGAAACGATTTAGTTTCAATATTCATTCTTCTTACCCACTTACTTCCTTAACAAGGCGCTGGAGTCTGTGCCAGCTACATTGGGTTGCTGGCCACGTTTAGACAAACAACCACTCCAACGAACAAACAATTCAGAGTCACCTCATTatggacggtgggaggaaaccagagtaaacGCGAGGACACATGATCACTCCAAACCCAGAGCTGCTTCATGCTGGATGCAAACCCACAACCGTCTTTGACCTCCCTGGGAAA harbors:
- the ctsd gene encoding cathepsin D, translating into MRGLFLFVFAALVLTNDAIVRIPLKKFRSIRRELTDSGKGVEQLLADKHSLKYNFGFPTSNAPTPETLKNYLDAQYYGEIGLGTPPQLFTVVFDTGSSNLWVPSVHCSLLDIACLLHHKYNSGKSSSYVKNGTDFAIQYGSGSLSGYLSQDTCTIGDLSVEDQLFGEAIKQPGVTFIAAKFDGILGMAYPRISVDGVAPVFDNMMSQKKLEKNVFSFYLNRNPDTEPGGELLLGGTDPKYYTGDFSYTNVTRQAYWQVLMDGLNVGSQLSLCKGGCQAIVDTGTSLITGPAAEVKALQQAIGATPLIQGEYMVSCDKIPSLPVITFNIGGKAYALTGDQYVLKVSQAGKTICLSGFMGLDIPPPAGPLWIIGDVFIGQYYTVFDRENNRVGFAKAK